In Bacillus sp. FJAT-45037, the following are encoded in one genomic region:
- a CDS encoding ABC transporter ATP-binding protein, translating to MENVVELKSVNKKFKDFSVKNIDLEVKQGFVTGFIGANGAGKSTMIKMMMNLLKPDTGEVKVFGLDYKTHEKAIKERIGFVYDGNVFFEGLNLKDIKRIIGPAYKQWDDKLFYQYVDKFELPLNKAIKTFSKGMQMKASLAIALSHHAELIIMDEPTAGLDPIFRRELLDLLQELMIDDSRTIFFSTHITTDLDRIADYIAFIQNGELIFNQTINDLVENYALVKGGTELLDRDTEKNFVNIHRAPTGFEALTDNISAVKNIFGDTVIIERASLEDIMYYCKGGVQHV from the coding sequence ATGGAAAATGTGGTTGAATTAAAAAGCGTAAACAAAAAATTCAAAGATTTTTCAGTTAAAAACATTGATTTAGAGGTGAAACAAGGCTTTGTAACAGGTTTCATTGGAGCAAATGGGGCAGGGAAGTCAACAATGATTAAAATGATGATGAATCTGTTAAAACCAGATACAGGGGAAGTTAAGGTTTTTGGTTTAGACTACAAGACACACGAAAAGGCGATCAAGGAGCGAATCGGATTTGTGTACGATGGCAACGTGTTTTTTGAAGGTCTAAACTTAAAAGATATCAAACGAATTATTGGACCTGCCTACAAACAATGGGATGATAAATTGTTCTATCAATATGTGGATAAATTCGAATTACCACTTAATAAGGCGATAAAAACTTTTTCAAAAGGAATGCAAATGAAGGCATCACTAGCGATAGCACTGTCACACCATGCAGAACTGATCATTATGGATGAGCCAACAGCAGGGTTAGACCCTATTTTTAGACGGGAACTCCTAGATTTATTACAGGAATTAATGATTGATGACAGTCGCACTATTTTCTTTTCTACTCATATTACAACAGATTTAGATCGTATCGCAGACTATATCGCATTTATACAAAATGGGGAGTTAATATTTAATCAGACCATTAACGATCTAGTTGAAAATTATGCACTTGTTAAAGGTGGAACAGAACTGTTAGATAGAGACACGGAAAAAAACTTTGTTAATATTCATCGTGCACCAACAGGATTTGAAGCTTTAACAGATAATATATCTGCTGTGAAAAATATATTTGGAGACACAGTTATCATTGAACGTGCCTCCCTGGAAGATATTATGTATTACTGTAAAGGAGGCGTGCAGCATGTTTAA
- a CDS encoding GntR family transcriptional regulator, which yields MQIIISNISKEPLYEQITNQIKSLILSGELPEGTAIPSMRQLAKDLQISVITTKRAYEELEKAGFIYSIVGKGSFVAEQNLEVIREKKLKVIEEQLSAVITNSKEIGLPFDELKDLLKILYEE from the coding sequence ATGCAAATAATTATTTCCAATATTTCAAAGGAGCCGTTATATGAACAAATAACGAATCAGATTAAATCGTTAATTTTATCAGGTGAACTACCAGAGGGAACAGCAATTCCCTCCATGCGGCAGCTTGCAAAGGATTTACAAATTAGTGTCATAACAACGAAAAGGGCTTATGAGGAATTGGAAAAAGCGGGTTTTATCTATTCAATTGTTGGAAAAGGATCTTTTGTCGCAGAGCAAAATTTAGAGGTCATTAGAGAGAAGAAGCTGAAAGTCATTGAGGAACAACTGAGTGCAGTTATAACAAATAGTAAAGAAATTGGGCTGCCCTTTGATGAACTAAAAGATTTATTGAAAATTTTATATGAGGAGTGA